The following proteins are encoded in a genomic region of Triticum dicoccoides isolate Atlit2015 ecotype Zavitan chromosome 1B, WEW_v2.0, whole genome shotgun sequence:
- the LOC119349629 gene encoding protein timeless homolog isoform X10, protein MDSAMLSLTCAGLGAAEEDDDGGAVGYVKGDHCLDNLKDLQRLLRRDDPERREVFKQVCKWRIASRDLVPIIENYQSDRNLVITAVKVLVFLTMPVDPSSEDVAQQIEYLWDLKAALTRNVAIAVIVSLLEDPLDHLERTSFTEDDWKLVQLVLTLFRNVLAIQEITLPQKASGEATQLLYLADSFLELMFKENMMDLILVLAQHIDEPSGYLKHENLLLLETFHYLFLGRDPELIAKVRPEGSKEQVNGDIDTSVDSLRLMMEKEEKEKRMFRQRNAENHALNGIFTCLAVDGSKSLCKGNPSSAMSSANSLRKIRNVQRGPQKRIAWDNELLYIPKEGIMEMLRSFMDQFLSGGYNVLMQSVCDDIVKQHDSVEKSDNITFFKVVCFVLAFQHEKASNAQKSSAGPQLSETSPGNECDDLPFRGDICGPVAATLNEDMFNIVLSMWREAYEDLKQTKDYKTLSAAGSLMKNMIGMIYLVVKVHPEDSRESQTARVLLYKLFYDQTEQGLTQFLLNLFRSFDTHKQPKSALADLLETVHIMLQLMEKLQARGALRVAKRTRKGRKRKTSDDKHESTKPGTENVEQSYIDPTDGTKATSDSLPDLRSEDPLAEPTLVEQGKVDSDGTDLPDTIVDTAVNLDSTTQLGGDPSSAGSGEKERNPINEEEDTCTTQLGGDPPSAGSGEKKRNPINEEEDTCTTQLGGDPSSAGSAEKKRNTINEEEDVSDSSSDDCPPATSEVDFNVSRLIYSLANNSVVQNICWLLKYYKTNSFRTNHYIICMLRRFCEDLDVSPMLYQLSLLTTFYDILAEQKSSSSKEYANIVNFLSKIVRKLVRAMKKQPLLFVDTLFWKTRKECHCIDADYLLNEFKGDVNNKGGEVGSSKGWGGPVNIADSLGDDEADYDIPHEPYDGDKNGDSSSGEREGDTQKSMGPRDKRSILLSLSDSEAEDNDRTTISRGSQNKEVPKRRGRSIFNEEQEKLIRDLHEKYKDDRKCSHLIAEALDPSGKISSAQISRKLTQLGLRSVTRRKKVSEASLSAKDLVAQPQNDVLDDPKPESTRRRRKRLHRLSSKDNNNDNHPVSSDEETLQSLKGRTKNKELPSVDLAPRKSQHKEASQGDSDDETIGSLLSRGKKKRLLKSDVSENKQEHLDSSKNIAPGVQTIGSNIITKNKELPSVDLAPSISQHQEASQGTDSDDATIGSLLGKGKKKRLSTSDIAEDKQEDLESSKNISSGIETIGSNAITKNKALPSVDLVPSISQHQETSQGTDSDDETIGSLLRGKKKRLSTSDITGNKQEDLDSSKNTDLGVESIGSNIIPKDKELASVDLPSSMSQHQEASQGTDSDDETIGSLLSRGKKRRLSTSDVTENRQEHQDSSKNIVPDNETVGSNVMDAPLHPELNSSNDNGGDAGEAELLDDLSEPELDGREDAEQRIVDDRDMPESGDMTGSNASQKAGLKRRLRMVIDDDDE, encoded by the exons ATGGACTCGGCGATGCTCTCGCTCACCTGCGCGGGCCTCGGGGCCGCAGAGGAGGACGACGACGGGGGCGCCGTCGGCTACGTCAAGGGCGACCACTGCCTCG ACAACCTGAAGGATCTGCAGAGGCTGCTGCGGCGGGACGACCCGGAGCGGCGGGAGGTCTTCAAGCAGGTCTGCAAGTGGAGGATCGCGTCCAGGGATCTGGTGCCCATCATCGAGAACTACCAGTCCGACCGCAACCTCGTCATCACGGCAG TGAAAGTGTTGGTATTCCTTACCATGCCTGTCGATCCTTCATCAGAGGATGTTGCTCAGCAGATAGAGTATCTGTGGGATTTGAAGGCTGCACTCACACGGAATGTTGCAATCGCAGTGATTGTGTCTCTTCTTGAGGACCCATTGGATCATTTGGAAAG AACTTCATTCACGGAAGATGACTGGAAGCTAGTACAGCTGGTGCTTACTTTATTCCGCAACGTCTTGGCTATTCAAGAAATCACATTGCCTCAGAAGGCATCTGGGGAAGCTACCCAGTTATTGTACCTGGCTGACAGCTTTTTAGAGCTCATGTTTAAAGAAAATATGATGGACCTGATCTTAGTGCTAGCTCAACATATTGATGAGCCCTCTGGTTATCTCAAGCATGAAAACCTTCTTTTGTTGGAAACCTTTCATTATCTTTTCTTGGGTCGGGACCCAGAATTGATTGCCAAAGTTCGTCCAGAAGGCTCAAAG GAGCAGGTCAATGGAGATATTGATACATCAGTTGATTCATTGAGATTGATGAtggagaaggaagagaaggaaaaaAGGATGTTCAGGCAGAGAAACGCGGAGAATCACGCACTCAACGGAATTTTTACATGCCTTGCAGTG GATGGATCTAAGTCATTGTGCAAAGGGAACCCCAGCTCAGCAATGTCATCTGCAAATAGCCTCCGGAAAATACGTAATGTCCAAAGAGGCCCTCAAAAAAGGATAGCATGGGATAATGAACTTCTTTACATACCAAAGGAGGGTATTATGGAAATGCTAAGAAGTTTCATGGATCAGTTTTTATCTGGAGGATATAATG TCCTGATGCAGTCTGTTTGTGATGATATTGTGAAGCAGCATGATTCTGTCGAGAAATCTGATAACATTACATTCTTCAAAGTTGTTTGCTTTGTCTTAGCTTTTCAACACGAGAAAGCATCAAATGCTCAG AAATCAAGTGCTGGACCCCAGCTGTCCGAGACTTCACCAGGCAATGAATGTGATGATCTGCCGTTTCGTGGTGACATATGTGGACCTGTTGCAGCCACATTAAACGAAGATATGTTCAATATAGTCTTGTCCATGTGGCGTGAGGCCTATGAAGACCTGAAGCAGACTAAGGATTACAAAACTCTTTCAGCTGCTGGCTCCTTAATGAAGAACATG ATTGGCATGATATATTTGGTGGTGAAAGTTCATCCTGAAGATTCAAGGGAATCTCAAACAGCCCGTGTTTTACTGTATAAGCTGTTCTATGATCAGACAGAACAAGGCCTGACTCAGTTTCTCCTGAACTTGTTCAGATCTTTTGATACTCATAAGCAACCAAAAAG CGCTCTTGCGGATTTACTAGAAACAGTTCATATCATGCTACAGCTGATGGAGAAGCTTCAAGCACGTGGTGCTTTAAGG GTTGCGAAAAGGACAAGAAAGGGCAGAAAAAGGAAGACGTCAGATGACAAACATGAGAGTACCAAACCTGGAACAGAGAATGTGGAGCAAAGCTACATAGACCCAACAGATGGGACTAAAGCCACATCTGATTCACTTCCAGATTTGAGAAGTGAGGATCCTCTAGCAGAACCTACTCTCGTAGAGCAAGGAAAAGTTGATTCCGATGGCACAGATCTGCCAGATACAATTGTGGATACGGCTGTTAATCTGGATAGCACCACACAGCTTGGAGGTGATCCATCTTCTGCAGGCAGTGGTgaaaaggaaagaaatcccatTAATGAAGAGGAAGATACTTGTACCACACAGCTTGGAGGTGATCCACCTTCTGCAGGCAGTggtgaaaagaaaagaaatcccaTTAACGAAGAGGAAGATACTTGTACCACACAGCTTGGAGGTGATCCATCTTCTGCAGGCAGTgctgaaaagaaaagaaataccattaatgaagaggAAGATGTTTCAGATTCTTCAAGTGATGATTGCCCCCCAGCTACAAGTGAAGTTGATTTTAACGTATCACGGTTAATATACAGCCTAGCCAACAATTCTGTTGTTCAAAATATATGCTGGTTGTTGAAGTACTATAAGACTAACTCCTTCCGAACAAACCACTACATCATATGCATGCTGCGGAGATTCTGTGAAGATCTAGATGTGTCACCAATGCTATATCAG CTATCGCTTCTGACTACTTTCTATGATATATTAGCTGAACAGAAGTCTTCGAGTTCAAAGGAGTATGCAAATATTGTAAATTTTCTTTCTAAAATTGTAAGGAAGTTGGTGAGAGCAATGAAAAAACAGCCACTGTTATTTGTTGATACACTCTTTTGGAAGACAAGAAAGGAATGCCATTGCATTGATGCTGATTATCTACTGAATGAGTTCAAGGGAGATGTTAACAATAAGGGTGGTGAAGTTGGTTCAAGTAAGGGATGGGGAGGTCCAGTAAATATAGCAGATTCTCTTGGTGACGATGAAGCTGACTATGATATACCACATGAACCATATGATGGTGATAA GAATGGAGATTCATCGTCTGGTGAACGTGAAGGTGATACTCAGAAGAGCATGGGTCCCAGAGACAAAAGGAGCATATTACTGTCACTTTCAGACAGTGAAGCTGAGGATAATGATAG GACTACTATATCTAGAGGCTCTCAGAATAAAGAGGTCCCAAAGAGACGAGGGCGTTCCATTTTTAATGAAGAGCAAGAGAAGCTTATAAGAGATCTTCATGAGAA ATATAAGGATGATCGTAAATGCAGTCATCTAATTGCTGAAGCTCTAGATCCCAGTGGAAAGATATCGTCGGCTCAAATTTCTCGAAAGCTTACACAGCTAGGTCTCAGGAGTGTCACTAGGAGGAAAAAAGTTTCAGAGGCATCTCTTTCAGCCAAAGATCTGGTTGCACAACCACAAAACGACGTGCTGGATGATCCGAAGCCAGAAAGTACCCG GCGCAGGAGGAAAAGGCTACATCGGTTAAGCAGTAAGGACAACAACAACGATAATCATCCAGTATCATCTGATGAAGAAACATTGCAATCACTTAAGGGCAG AACCAAAAATAAGGAGCTGCCCTCGGTGGACCTTGCACCGAGGAAATCACAGCATAAAGAGGCTTCGCAGGGCGATTCTGATGATGAGACCATAGGATCTCTGCTTAG TAGAGGAAAGAAGAAAAGGTTATTGAAATCAGATGTTTCAGAGAATAAACAAGAACACCTAGATTCTTCGAAGAACATTGCTCCGGGGGTTCAGACTATCGGTTCAAATATCAT AACCAAAAATAAGGAGCTGCCATCCGTGGATCTTGCGCCGAGTATATCACAGCATCAAGAGGCTTCGCAGGGCACAGATTCTGATGATGCGACCATAGGATCTCTGCTTGG TAAAGGAAAGAAGAAAAGGTTATCAACATCAGATATTGCAGAGGATAAACAAGAAGACCTAGAGTCTTCGAAGAACATCAGTTCGGGCATTGAGACTATCGGTTCAAATGCCAT AACCAAAAATAAGGCGCTGCCGTCCGTGGATCTTGTACCGAGTATATCACAGCATCAAGAGACTTCGCAGGGCACAGATTCTGATGATGAGACCATAGGATCTCTGCTTAG AGGAAAGAAGAAAAGATTATCAACGTCAGATATTACAGGGAATAAACAAGAAGACCTAGATTCTTCGAAGAATACTGATCTGGGTGTTGAGAGTATCGGTTCAAATATCAT ACCCAAAGATAAGGAGCTGGCCTCTGTGGATCTTCCATCGAGTATGTCACAGCATCAAGAGGCTTCGCAGGGCACAGATTCTGATGATGAAACCATAGGATCTCTGCTTAG CAGAGGAAAGAAAAGAAGGTTATCTACATCAGATGTTACAGAGAACAGACAAGAACACCAAGATTCTTCGAAGAACATTGTTCCGGACAATGAGACTGTTGGTTCAAATGTCAT GGACGCCCCTCTCCATCCGGAGCTGAACTCATCTAATGATAACGGTGGTGATGCTGGTGAGGCTGAACTTCTGGATGACTTGAGTGAGCCTGAGCTGGATGGTCGTGAAGATGCCGAGCAACGGATCGTCGACGACAGAGACATGCCTGAATCTGGGGACATGACAGGCTCTAATGCCAGTCAGAAGGCTGGTTTGAAAAGAAGACTAAGAATGGTGATTGACGACGACGACGAGTAG
- the LOC119349629 gene encoding protein timeless homolog isoform X16, with the protein MDSAMLSLTCAGLGAAEEDDDGGAVGYVKGDHCLDNLKDLQRLLRRDDPERREVFKQVCKWRIASRDLVPIIENYQSDRNLVITAVKVLVFLTMPVDPSSEDVAQQIEYLWDLKAALTRNVAIAVIVSLLEDPLDHLERTSFTEDDWKLVQLVLTLFRNVLAIQEITLPQKASGEATQLLYLADSFLELMFKENMMDLILVLAQHIDEPSGYLKHENLLLLETFHYLFLGRDPELIAKVRPEGSKEQVNGDIDTSVDSLRLMMEKEEKEKRMFRQRNAENHALNGIFTCLAVDGSKSLCKGNPSSAMSSANSLRKIRNVQRGPQKRIAWDNELLYIPKEGIMEMLRSFMDQFLSGGYNVLMQSVCDDIVKQHDSVEKSDNITFFKVVCFVLAFQHEKASNAQKSSAGPQLSETSPGNECDDLPFRGDICGPVAATLNEDMFNIVLSMWREAYEDLKQTKDYKTLSAAGSLMKNMIGMIYLVVKVHPEDSRESQTARVLLYKLFYDQTEQGLTQFLLNLFRSFDTHKQPKSALADLLETVHIMLQLMEKLQARGALRVAKRTRKGRKRKTSDDKHESTKPGTENVEQSYIDPTDGTKATSDSLPDLRSEDPLAEPTLVEQGKVDSDGTDLPDTIVDTAVNLDSTTQLGGDPSSAGSGEKERNPINEEEDTCTTQLGGDPPSAGSGEKKRNPINEEEDTCTTQLGGDPSSAGSAEKKRNTINEEEDVSDSSSDDCPPATSEVDFNVSRLIYSLANNSVVQNICWLLKYYKTNSFRTNHYIICMLRRFCEDLDVSPMLYQLSLLTTFYDILAEQKSSSSKEYANIVNFLSKIVRKLVRAMKKQPLLFVDTLFWKTRKECHCIDADYLLNEFKGDVNNKGGEVGSSKGWGGPVNIADSLGDDEADYDIPHEPYDGDKNGDSSSGEREGDTQKSMGPRDKRSILLSLSDSEAEDNDRTTISRGSQNKEVPKRRGRSIFNEEQEKLIRDLHEKYKDDRKCSHLIAEALDPSGKISSAQISRKLTQLGLRSVTRRKKVSEASLSAKDLVAQPQNDVLDDPKPESTRRRRKRLHRLSSKDNNNDNHPVSSDEETLQSLKGRTKNKELPSVDLAPRKSQHKEASQGDSDDETIGSLLSRGKKKRLLKSDVSENKQEHLDSSKNIAPGVQTIGSNIIPKDKELASVDLPSSMSQHQEASQGTDSDDETIGSLLSRGKKRRLSTSDVTENRQEHQDSSKNIVPDNETVGSNVMDAPLHPELNSSNDNGGDAGEAELLDDLSEPELDGREDAEQRIVDDRDMPESGDMTGSNASQKAGLKRRLRMVIDDDDE; encoded by the exons ATGGACTCGGCGATGCTCTCGCTCACCTGCGCGGGCCTCGGGGCCGCAGAGGAGGACGACGACGGGGGCGCCGTCGGCTACGTCAAGGGCGACCACTGCCTCG ACAACCTGAAGGATCTGCAGAGGCTGCTGCGGCGGGACGACCCGGAGCGGCGGGAGGTCTTCAAGCAGGTCTGCAAGTGGAGGATCGCGTCCAGGGATCTGGTGCCCATCATCGAGAACTACCAGTCCGACCGCAACCTCGTCATCACGGCAG TGAAAGTGTTGGTATTCCTTACCATGCCTGTCGATCCTTCATCAGAGGATGTTGCTCAGCAGATAGAGTATCTGTGGGATTTGAAGGCTGCACTCACACGGAATGTTGCAATCGCAGTGATTGTGTCTCTTCTTGAGGACCCATTGGATCATTTGGAAAG AACTTCATTCACGGAAGATGACTGGAAGCTAGTACAGCTGGTGCTTACTTTATTCCGCAACGTCTTGGCTATTCAAGAAATCACATTGCCTCAGAAGGCATCTGGGGAAGCTACCCAGTTATTGTACCTGGCTGACAGCTTTTTAGAGCTCATGTTTAAAGAAAATATGATGGACCTGATCTTAGTGCTAGCTCAACATATTGATGAGCCCTCTGGTTATCTCAAGCATGAAAACCTTCTTTTGTTGGAAACCTTTCATTATCTTTTCTTGGGTCGGGACCCAGAATTGATTGCCAAAGTTCGTCCAGAAGGCTCAAAG GAGCAGGTCAATGGAGATATTGATACATCAGTTGATTCATTGAGATTGATGAtggagaaggaagagaaggaaaaaAGGATGTTCAGGCAGAGAAACGCGGAGAATCACGCACTCAACGGAATTTTTACATGCCTTGCAGTG GATGGATCTAAGTCATTGTGCAAAGGGAACCCCAGCTCAGCAATGTCATCTGCAAATAGCCTCCGGAAAATACGTAATGTCCAAAGAGGCCCTCAAAAAAGGATAGCATGGGATAATGAACTTCTTTACATACCAAAGGAGGGTATTATGGAAATGCTAAGAAGTTTCATGGATCAGTTTTTATCTGGAGGATATAATG TCCTGATGCAGTCTGTTTGTGATGATATTGTGAAGCAGCATGATTCTGTCGAGAAATCTGATAACATTACATTCTTCAAAGTTGTTTGCTTTGTCTTAGCTTTTCAACACGAGAAAGCATCAAATGCTCAG AAATCAAGTGCTGGACCCCAGCTGTCCGAGACTTCACCAGGCAATGAATGTGATGATCTGCCGTTTCGTGGTGACATATGTGGACCTGTTGCAGCCACATTAAACGAAGATATGTTCAATATAGTCTTGTCCATGTGGCGTGAGGCCTATGAAGACCTGAAGCAGACTAAGGATTACAAAACTCTTTCAGCTGCTGGCTCCTTAATGAAGAACATG ATTGGCATGATATATTTGGTGGTGAAAGTTCATCCTGAAGATTCAAGGGAATCTCAAACAGCCCGTGTTTTACTGTATAAGCTGTTCTATGATCAGACAGAACAAGGCCTGACTCAGTTTCTCCTGAACTTGTTCAGATCTTTTGATACTCATAAGCAACCAAAAAG CGCTCTTGCGGATTTACTAGAAACAGTTCATATCATGCTACAGCTGATGGAGAAGCTTCAAGCACGTGGTGCTTTAAGG GTTGCGAAAAGGACAAGAAAGGGCAGAAAAAGGAAGACGTCAGATGACAAACATGAGAGTACCAAACCTGGAACAGAGAATGTGGAGCAAAGCTACATAGACCCAACAGATGGGACTAAAGCCACATCTGATTCACTTCCAGATTTGAGAAGTGAGGATCCTCTAGCAGAACCTACTCTCGTAGAGCAAGGAAAAGTTGATTCCGATGGCACAGATCTGCCAGATACAATTGTGGATACGGCTGTTAATCTGGATAGCACCACACAGCTTGGAGGTGATCCATCTTCTGCAGGCAGTGGTgaaaaggaaagaaatcccatTAATGAAGAGGAAGATACTTGTACCACACAGCTTGGAGGTGATCCACCTTCTGCAGGCAGTggtgaaaagaaaagaaatcccaTTAACGAAGAGGAAGATACTTGTACCACACAGCTTGGAGGTGATCCATCTTCTGCAGGCAGTgctgaaaagaaaagaaataccattaatgaagaggAAGATGTTTCAGATTCTTCAAGTGATGATTGCCCCCCAGCTACAAGTGAAGTTGATTTTAACGTATCACGGTTAATATACAGCCTAGCCAACAATTCTGTTGTTCAAAATATATGCTGGTTGTTGAAGTACTATAAGACTAACTCCTTCCGAACAAACCACTACATCATATGCATGCTGCGGAGATTCTGTGAAGATCTAGATGTGTCACCAATGCTATATCAG CTATCGCTTCTGACTACTTTCTATGATATATTAGCTGAACAGAAGTCTTCGAGTTCAAAGGAGTATGCAAATATTGTAAATTTTCTTTCTAAAATTGTAAGGAAGTTGGTGAGAGCAATGAAAAAACAGCCACTGTTATTTGTTGATACACTCTTTTGGAAGACAAGAAAGGAATGCCATTGCATTGATGCTGATTATCTACTGAATGAGTTCAAGGGAGATGTTAACAATAAGGGTGGTGAAGTTGGTTCAAGTAAGGGATGGGGAGGTCCAGTAAATATAGCAGATTCTCTTGGTGACGATGAAGCTGACTATGATATACCACATGAACCATATGATGGTGATAA GAATGGAGATTCATCGTCTGGTGAACGTGAAGGTGATACTCAGAAGAGCATGGGTCCCAGAGACAAAAGGAGCATATTACTGTCACTTTCAGACAGTGAAGCTGAGGATAATGATAG GACTACTATATCTAGAGGCTCTCAGAATAAAGAGGTCCCAAAGAGACGAGGGCGTTCCATTTTTAATGAAGAGCAAGAGAAGCTTATAAGAGATCTTCATGAGAA ATATAAGGATGATCGTAAATGCAGTCATCTAATTGCTGAAGCTCTAGATCCCAGTGGAAAGATATCGTCGGCTCAAATTTCTCGAAAGCTTACACAGCTAGGTCTCAGGAGTGTCACTAGGAGGAAAAAAGTTTCAGAGGCATCTCTTTCAGCCAAAGATCTGGTTGCACAACCACAAAACGACGTGCTGGATGATCCGAAGCCAGAAAGTACCCG GCGCAGGAGGAAAAGGCTACATCGGTTAAGCAGTAAGGACAACAACAACGATAATCATCCAGTATCATCTGATGAAGAAACATTGCAATCACTTAAGGGCAG AACCAAAAATAAGGAGCTGCCCTCGGTGGACCTTGCACCGAGGAAATCACAGCATAAAGAGGCTTCGCAGGGCGATTCTGATGATGAGACCATAGGATCTCTGCTTAG TAGAGGAAAGAAGAAAAGGTTATTGAAATCAGATGTTTCAGAGAATAAACAAGAACACCTAGATTCTTCGAAGAACATTGCTCCGGGGGTTCAGACTATCGGTTCAAATATCAT ACCCAAAGATAAGGAGCTGGCCTCTGTGGATCTTCCATCGAGTATGTCACAGCATCAAGAGGCTTCGCAGGGCACAGATTCTGATGATGAAACCATAGGATCTCTGCTTAG CAGAGGAAAGAAAAGAAGGTTATCTACATCAGATGTTACAGAGAACAGACAAGAACACCAAGATTCTTCGAAGAACATTGTTCCGGACAATGAGACTGTTGGTTCAAATGTCAT GGACGCCCCTCTCCATCCGGAGCTGAACTCATCTAATGATAACGGTGGTGATGCTGGTGAGGCTGAACTTCTGGATGACTTGAGTGAGCCTGAGCTGGATGGTCGTGAAGATGCCGAGCAACGGATCGTCGACGACAGAGACATGCCTGAATCTGGGGACATGACAGGCTCTAATGCCAGTCAGAAGGCTGGTTTGAAAAGAAGACTAAGAATGGTGATTGACGACGACGACGAGTAG